The region attattttatttctctTCCATCAGACTATTTGCTGCACAGATGAtcatcggcctggagtacatccactccaagggtatAATCCACCGAGACATCAAGCCAAATAACATCCTTctggacggagtcgggaataTAAAGATCGCTGACTTCGGCCTAGCAGCACAAAATGTGTTTCAGCACGACACGATTAAAGGATCACGTGAATGGGCCGTGtactatatggccccggaggtgtgCCTAGGGATGGACTACGGCCACACCATAGATTACTTCTCTATGGGAGTCGTGCTTTGTGAGATGGCATGCAacaaacacccattcatggagGATTGTTATGATGAAGAATCTGCCGTTAGACGCTCCATTTGTAACGATTTACCAGATTTCTCAGAGGTGATGGACCTCACGCTGGAAGACTTCCTAGAGAAGCTCCTGTGCAAAAAACAGAAAGACCGTAAAGAACTGgtgaaaaacctgagggaagagccgttcCTCAGCCGCATAAACTGGAAAGCTGTGGAGTCCGGAGAGGCGCAGCCCCCATTCCAGAACTACCACAGGAAAAACCAAGCGAGACCATAACTGTGCTGGATATCACAAATCTGAGGCACAGAAGTCCCGCCAGATAGAAGCTGAACGCTTTAAGTCGTATATAATTTGCCAGTGAGGGTTGGTGAGTTGTTTTGGGACACATACCAGCTTCCACCATCTACTCACTTGGGCAACAGCATTATACTATTTACAtagttataataaaataatgaaataaaaaatgtaacttGTCTTTTTGTATTACATTCTGAGATTGTAATTTAATGTATACAAGATACAATTTAGCAACAACAAATGGAAGGGCAGCTCCCACCAATAAGGAGTAGCAGACACGCTTGTGGTCCTACATGTCTTTGCCCAAAGAGGAATGAAGTACCAgtgtcagggcagccatcaggggggacaactgacactgcagtgatggGCCCAGGGCATCtggggtaacacagggggataaaagaggcacagggggaacagaggcagacaaaagaggcacagggagaaaagagatgagatgggaacatgaggtcacacagaaggacacaaaagaggcacaaactgaggtgagacagaggtggacaaaagatGCACAGGAAgataagagggggacaaaagagaatggataaaggataagaacggacctacaaatccctatctcatttgttaaccggggactacctgtattttgctagtatttggctccacccacaacatgccatggtcacgcccactttttgccgcatcacgctgtgcatactGCTTTCTTCAgtatcggagccatgcacattttttgccgcagcacACTTCACGCACAGACaccggggtggggtggctagtgggcaggcacagcaaccagtgggtgggcccaaaatttctgatggcggccctgaccaGTGTTATAGAAGAGATTCAGTCTTAAAACCAACAACCAACTTTTATTTTGAAAGTGTATAGTTGTGTAGTTGTAGACAGACAAAACATCTGAAGGCTGACTTCACCCTCGGGCACTTTTGGCCTGCGATTTGTGCTTTGGTGACTGCaggtgatcagcaaagtgctgctatatgaataatcctatgggattactcacactgcTGTGATTACGGCATGCTTGTGATTTTTGACgatcgcaaacgtgctgcatgtaaCATTTTCCTAGTGATTGTgttgtgattctcattcactaAAATGAGAGTCACAAAATGTATTTACCAAAAAATTGCAGAATactgcaatgcaaaatcgcaatcggtAAGAAGGCTTGGAAGTTTACTAAAAGCACCAAGCAAGTGCAATAGATCTGTCTGTGtagcatgcaggggcgtagcaatagggggtgcagaggttgctacagcatcgggacccttgggccggaggggccctccctcaactgcagtgttTGCTTTCtaatggtcctgtgctcataacaatcacttctatagatactttttatagtggtaatcattagcaaactgttccccattcctttTTTGAACCTCGGACACTGTaaatgccattggcaggttttggtgcgccgtaccaactgttatgtatagagtgcttgaggggctacaatgtaaaacttgcatcggggcccacagctccttaactacgccaGTGATAGCATGTGCCATTGATCTATtttggggtgccctggatgttctcccctccccctttcccgcaGAGTTGTACAGCAGGCTGCAATACTCAGCTGTTCCGGCCGCTTAGTCCCCGGAGTCTGTAGACATCTTTTCTTGCAGGCCTCTCCCACTAGTGTCTAAGAATGAATCAGACGCTAGAAATCCTATAATTCTCAGATGCTAGGGGGAGACGCCTGGAAGAGAAGATGTTTCCGGACTTGGAGAGTGGACGCTGGAGATGGAGAGtaatgctgcctgctgcgttaCTCTGCTGTGGAGGGTCTGGGGAGACATCCGGGTCTACTCTGCCAATCCTTTGTGCCTGAGCACCCACATCTCTGCACCACACACCAATCCAGTATTAATGCATATGCATGACAGGGAATTGCATAGGACTTTTCAATAAATGACCTGCATTTGGACTGTACTTGGCGAATGTTGttcatgtatgcttcactgtccagCCTGGATCTCCTTGTAGCTGTGAGCACGTCCTGGAGAACTGGTTTTGGATCCATGTCTCACACGTTGGAGCAGTGAGCGCACATTCTGTTTGCTGAAGTACCAAAGACAAGGCAGGCACAAGATGGATAAAAAGACACCTCTTTACTTGTGATTCTTCAAAAGACCCTATTCCATATACTGTGAACACATTCAGGTATATCGCAAAGCATGCTGACATGGAGTGGAGCTGTGCGGTGCAAGCCTCCATAATACTTGCATCTCTTAGATGTGGATTGGCGGTGTGTAAGGATGGcatccagggccgccatcagaaattttggggcccctcacacaacatcaagcctgggcccccctacagactgctgtgcacgcccagtacagtgccccagtatagccagtacagtgccccagtatagccagtacagtgccccagtatagccagtatagtgccccagtatagccagtatagtgccccagtatagctagtatagtgccccagtatagctagtatagttgcccccactattgtgccccagtatagctagtacagtgccccagtatagtgccccagtatagctagtatagtgccacagtatagctagtatagttgcccccactattgtgccccagtgtagctagtacagtgccccagtatggccagtacagtgccccagtatagccagtatagtgccccagtatagccagtatagtgccccagtatagctagtatagttgcccccactattgttccccagtatagctagtatagtgccccagtatagctagtacagtgccccagtatagccagtatagtgccccagtatagccagtatagtgccccagtatagccagtatagtgccccagtatagccagtatagtgtcccagtatagtgtcccagtatagtgtcccagtatagtgtcccagaatagctagtatagtgcccagtatagctagtatagtgccccagtatagccagtctagagccccagtatagtgccccagtatagccagtatagtgccccagtatagttagtatagtgccccagtatagctagtatagtgccccagtatagctagtatagtgccccagtatagccagtatagtgccccagtatagctagtatagtgccccagtatagctagtatagtgccccagtatagctagtatagtgccccagtatagccagtatagtgccccagtatagctagtatagtgccccagtatagccagtatagtgccccagtatagccagtatagtgccccagtatagctagtatagttgcccccagtattgtgccccagtatagccagtatagtgccctagtatagttccccagtatagttagtatagtgccccagtatagctagtatagttgccccactattgtgccccagtatagctagtatagtgccccagtatagccagtacagtgccccagtatagccagtacagtgccccagtatagccagtatagcgccccagtatagccagtgtagtgccccagtatagccagtatagtgccccagtatagttccccagtatgggtaggtggtgccccccgctcgCCCCCGCCGCTGTTACCTTCACAGCGGCCACTTTCCCCTCTACGGCgcctgtactttccagcagcatctctcggctgctgtgtgtgatgatgcagcaggaaccagagcagcggcttcctgtagcggcgatgtgtatcaccgttactatgggaaccgagccatgcttcctgtcgcatcatcacacacacagcagccgagagatgctgctggaaagtacaggcgccggagaggggagagcggccgctgtgaaGGTATTAACAGCGAcggccgctgggggagggggagccGGAAGAGACAGCAGGTTGATGCCTGGCGGGGGGGCCCGAGGCTGCGGGCCCTGGGCCcggcccgggcccgtgacggaagtcacggttgtacccccctgatggcgggcctgatgGCATCTACTTAGTCTGTGCCAGGGACGGAGCAACCTAACAGCCA is a window of Hyperolius riggenbachi isolate aHypRig1 chromosome 6, aHypRig1.pri, whole genome shotgun sequence DNA encoding:
- the LOC137522248 gene encoding protein kinase C delta type-like codes for the protein MVKKKDPELIFRECQVLETLRKGPFITQLFGTFQSEDYLYIAMEYMSGGELLELMERLKVADERFDQTTLRLFAAQMIIGLEYIHSKGIIHRDIKPNNILLDGVGNIKIADFGLAAQNVFQHDTIKGSREWAVYYMAPEVCLGMDYGHTIDYFSMGVVLCEMACNKHPFMEDCYDEESAVRRSICNDLPDFSEVMDLTLEDFLEKLLCKKQKDRKELVKNLREEPFLSRINWKAVESGEAQPPFQNYHRKNQARP